The Apodemus sylvaticus chromosome 5, mApoSyl1.1, whole genome shotgun sequence genome has a segment encoding these proteins:
- the Mavs gene encoding mitochondrial antiviral-signaling protein, with the protein MTFAEDKTYKYIRDNHSKFCCVDVLEILPYLSCLTASDQDRLRASYRQLGNQDTLWELFNKLQRRLGWVEVFIRALRICELPGLAEQVTRVYQSYLPPGTSLRSLDPLQSPAIPATVSGPSAFAPGHNSLDSGFLETPSYPRPVQDTQPPESPVENSEQLPQANFRAVPRMSGGSLIPSPNLQALSPQPSREHHEQGPALGGTHAANADSVPIATYGPVSPTVSFQPLPRTALRTNLLSGATVSVLSADTSLSSSSTGSAFAKAAGDQAKAATRLSATHTDSATASSVPSVRLPGNTMSSKLPISSKSSAAMTSTVLTDGAPSKLPINSVYAGTVPSKVPASVAKAPDNTIPPERNSKQAKETLEAPATIVTTGGKLAGPDSSSRSLRSGLEMSKPGVLMSQGDNEPFSACSVELAISPSSSLSSEPNHGPEENEYSSFRIQVDEGPSADLLGSPEAQGTQQPEEQEELCAGSVAWAKWLGATSALVAAFLAVMLYRSRRLTQ; encoded by the exons CAGGACACACTCTGGGAACTCTTCAATAAGCTCCAGCGCCGGCTTGGCTGGGTGGAGGTCTTTATCCGGGCACTGAGGATCTGTGAGCTGCCTGGGCTGGCTGAGCAAGTGACTCGCGTTTATCAGAGCTACCTGCCTCCTG GGACCTCACTCCGCTCCCTAGACCCACTGCAGTCACCAGCCATTCCTGCCACAGTTTCTGGACCTTCTGCATTTGCACCAGGCCACAACAGCCTTGACAGTGGCTTCCTAGAGACACCAAGTTACCCCAGACCTGTCCAGGACACCCAGCCACCAGAGTCCCCAGTAGAG AATTCAGAGCAACTTCCACAGGCCAACTTCAGGGCCGTTCCGAGGATGTCTGGTGGCTCTTTGATACCCTCTCCTAACCTGCAAGctctcagccctcagccctccaGAGAGCATCACGAGCAAGGACCAGCACTGGGTGGCACCCACGCAGCAA ATGCTGACTCCGTTCCCATAGCAACCTATGGACCTGTGTCTCCGACTGTTTCCTTCCAGCCCCTTCCACGTACTGCCCTGAGGACAAACCTCTTGTCTGGGGCCACAGTATCAGTTCTCTCTGCTGAtacctccttgtcctcctcttccaCTGGATCAGCTTTTGCAAAGGCGGCAGGTGACCAGGCCAAGGCTGCCACCCGTCTCAGCGCTACACACACTGATTCTGCGACTGCCAGCTCAGTGCCTTCTGTCAGATTGCCAGGAAATACCATGTCTTCCAAGCTGCCCATCAGTTCAAAGTCCAGTGCTGCAATGACATCTACTGTGCTCACTGATGGAGCTCCATCAAAATTACCCATCAACTCAGTGTATGCTGGCACAGTGCCATCCAAAGTGCCGGCTAGTGTGGCCAAAGCACCTGACAACACAATACCACCTGAGAGGAACAGCAAGCAAGCTAAG GAGACCCTGGAGGCTCCAGCAACCATAGTCACCACTGGAGGCAAACTGGCCGGACCAGATAGCAGTTCCAGAAGCCTGCGCTCTGGGCTAGAGATGAGTAAGCCAGGTGTGCTGATGTCCCAGGGGGACAACGAGCcattctcagcctgctctgtGGAACTTGCCATCAGCCCTAGCAGCTCCTTGAGCTCAGAACCCAACCATGGTCCAGAGGAGAATGAGTATTCATCCTTTAGAATCCAGGTGGATGAAGGCCCCAGTGCTGATCTGTTAGGAAGCCCTGAGGCACAAGGCACCCAGCAGCCAGAAGAGCAGGAAGAGCTTTGTGCCGGCTCAGTGGCCTGGGCTAAGTGGCTTGGGGCCACCAGTGCACTCGTGGCTGCATTCCTGGCAGTGATGCTGTACCGTAGTAGGCGCCTGACCCAATGA